A stretch of Clostridium sp. BJN0001 DNA encodes these proteins:
- the celB gene encoding PTS cellobiose transporter subunit IIC produces the protein MENKNKLFEILEKYLMGPMGKVSQFRLVRAVMAAGMASIPFTIVGSMFLVLNILPQTMTFLEGIFNNTFFRISDLYMLANKCTMGILALYFCIVIGYEYTKIIADEEELNLNPLNGALLSMFAFFMTIPELVLGDGKISLINQITDNTKIINGWNIGGDGVSRLGTTGIFTAIIMAVVAVQLYRECVKHNLIIKMPEAVPEGVARSFTALIPAFLVSFVVLLINGIFVSFGIDIFKVISIPFSFVSNLTNSWLGILVIYFLIHALWIVGIHGANIISSFLTPIVLSNMQLNIQGANIPFAGEFQNSFVIMGGSGTTLGLTIFIAFLARSEQLKVLGRASIVPAIFNINEPIIFGLPIIYNSIHCNSIFLSTNGMCINSLLCNKITHG, from the coding sequence ATGGAAAATAAAAATAAACTATTTGAAATTTTAGAAAAATATCTAATGGGACCTATGGGGAAGGTATCTCAGTTTCGTCTTGTTCGTGCAGTAATGGCAGCAGGTATGGCATCTATTCCGTTTACAATTGTAGGATCTATGTTTCTTGTATTAAATATATTGCCTCAAACAATGACATTTCTTGAGGGTATATTTAATAATACATTTTTCCGTATAAGTGATTTGTACATGCTTGCTAACAAATGTACAATGGGAATTTTAGCACTTTATTTTTGTATTGTTATTGGATACGAATATACGAAAATTATTGCAGACGAAGAGGAACTTAATCTTAATCCGTTAAATGGAGCACTTCTTTCTATGTTCGCATTTTTTATGACTATTCCAGAATTGGTATTAGGAGATGGAAAGATAAGTTTAATAAATCAAATTACTGATAATACAAAAATAATAAATGGTTGGAATATAGGAGGAGATGGAGTATCTCGTTTAGGAACTACTGGTATATTTACAGCAATTATAATGGCTGTTGTAGCTGTTCAATTATATCGTGAATGTGTAAAACATAATTTAATTATTAAAATGCCAGAGGCTGTTCCAGAAGGTGTAGCACGTTCATTTACTGCATTAATTCCAGCATTTCTTGTATCTTTTGTAGTACTTTTAATAAATGGTATATTTGTTTCTTTTGGAATTGACATATTTAAAGTTATATCAATACCATTTAGTTTTGTAAGTAATCTAACTAATAGCTGGCTTGGAATTTTAGTAATTTACTTCTTAATTCATGCTTTATGGATTGTAGGTATACATGGTGCAAATATTATAAGTTCATTTTTAACTCCAATTGTTTTATCTAATATGCAATTAAATATACAAGGTGCAAATATACCATTTGCAGGTGAATTTCAAAATTCATTTGTTATAATGGGAGGCTCAGGAACTACATTAGGACTTACAATATTTATAGCATTTTTAGCTAGATCAGAACAATTAAAAGTACTAGGACGTGCAAGTATTGTACCAGCAATATTTAATATTAATGAGCCAATTATATTTGGACTCCCAATAATATATAATTCCATTCATTGCAATTCCATTTTTCTTAGCACCAATGGCATGTGCATCAACAGCTTACTTTGCAATAAAATTACACATGGTTAA
- the larA gene encoding nickel-dependent lactate racemase — MKEFKLPYDSKTIDLKLNDENFAGLLESKQGTYKCIENENDIVEKSLDNPIGSPSLEELAKGKKDIVLISSDHTRPVPSKIITPILLRRIRSVSPNARIRILVATGFHRPSTKEELISKYGKEIVENEEIVMHFSKDDAAMKKIGTLPSGGECIINKIAAEADLLIAEGFIESHFFAGFSGGRKSVLPGIASYKTIMANHCGEFINNKNSRTGNLSHNLVHEDMLYAARTAKLAFIVNVVLNGDHKVIGSFAGDVEKAHLEGCNFVNSLARVNKVKCDIALSTNGGYPLDQNIYQAVKGMTAAEATLNKDGIIIMVAGCRDGHGGQDFYDNIANVKDPKEFFDSASNTPRSKTVPEQWTSQILARILANHKVIMVSDLVDPSLVTGLHMELAKTLDEAFNRAFELKGKDAKVAVIPDGLSVIVQDNK, encoded by the coding sequence ATGAAAGAATTCAAATTACCATACGATTCAAAGACAATAGATCTTAAGCTTAATGATGAAAATTTTGCAGGTCTTTTAGAATCAAAGCAAGGTACATACAAATGTATTGAAAACGAAAATGACATTGTTGAAAAATCACTAGACAATCCAATTGGAAGCCCTTCACTTGAAGAACTTGCAAAAGGTAAAAAGGACATTGTATTAATAAGCAGTGACCATACAAGACCAGTTCCTTCAAAAATCATTACTCCTATTTTACTAAGAAGAATAAGAAGTGTATCTCCTAATGCACGTATACGTATCTTAGTTGCAACAGGATTTCACAGACCAAGTACAAAAGAAGAATTAATATCAAAATACGGAAAAGAAATTGTAGAAAATGAAGAAATAGTAATGCATTTTTCAAAAGATGATGCTGCTATGAAAAAAATAGGTACTCTTCCAAGTGGTGGAGAATGCATTATAAATAAAATCGCAGCTGAAGCTGATTTATTAATTGCTGAAGGATTTATCGAATCACATTTCTTTGCTGGATTCTCTGGTGGAAGAAAATCAGTACTTCCTGGTATAGCTTCATATAAAACTATCATGGCAAATCACTGTGGAGAATTTATAAATAACAAAAATTCACGTACAGGAAATTTATCTCATAACCTTGTTCATGAAGATATGCTTTATGCAGCAAGAACAGCTAAATTAGCTTTTATAGTAAATGTTGTTCTTAATGGTGATCATAAAGTAATCGGATCATTTGCAGGTGATGTAGAAAAAGCTCATTTAGAAGGATGTAATTTTGTAAACAGCTTAGCACGTGTAAATAAAGTTAAATGTGATATAGCTCTATCAACAAATGGAGGATATCCTCTTGATCAGAATATTTATCAGGCTGTAAAAGGAATGACTGCTGCTGAAGCAACACTTAACAAAGATGGAATAATCATAATGGTTGCAGGATGCCGTGACGGACATGGTGGACAAGACTTTTATGATAATATCGCAAATGTAAAAGATCCAAAGGAATTCTTTGATTCAGCATCAAATACTCCAAGATCAAAGACTGTACCTGAACAGTGGACTTCTCAGATTTTAGCAAGAATCTTAGCTAATCACAAAGTAATAATGGTTTCTGATTTAGTTGACCCTTCACTCGTAACTGGATTACATATGGAACTTGCAAAAACTTTAGATGAAGCTTTTAATAGAGCATTTGAATTAAAAGGAAAAGATGCAAAGGTTGCTGTAATACCTGATGGTTTAAGTGTTATAGTACAGGATAATAAATAA
- a CDS encoding Crp/Fnr family transcriptional regulator: MNSEFLIDFLEKNNTPTIKRKYHSYLTFCGLDEQYTYVLKKGTIKTSIILKDGREFNMSYICAPDIISLVRDEVSVYTSSPFNVRIESEEAVFYRIPRVTFWNYVNSNKKLQEYVKDYYRHKLLDSMYNEKIMIMNSKKGAVCAFLHKLINKFGKETDKGIRIEFPITNEDIAGFCGISTRNSVNRILHELKEEAVIDIIDNKIHIIDADYMQRFT, encoded by the coding sequence ATGAATTCGGAATTTTTGATTGATTTTTTAGAAAAAAACAATACACCTACGATAAAAAGAAAGTATCATTCATATTTAACTTTTTGTGGGCTTGATGAACAGTACACATATGTTTTAAAAAAAGGAACAATAAAAACAAGTATAATACTAAAGGACGGAAGAGAATTTAATATGTCATATATATGTGCTCCAGATATAATCTCTTTAGTTAGAGATGAGGTCAGCGTATATACATCATCGCCATTTAACGTAAGAATAGAATCGGAAGAAGCAGTTTTTTATAGAATTCCAAGGGTCACGTTCTGGAATTATGTTAACAGTAATAAAAAGCTTCAGGAATATGTAAAAGATTATTATAGGCATAAATTGCTTGATAGTATGTATAATGAAAAAATAATGATAATGAACAGCAAAAAAGGAGCTGTATGTGCATTTTTGCATAAGCTTATTAACAAATTTGGAAAAGAAACAGACAAAGGAATTCGTATTGAATTTCCTATAACTAATGAAGATATTGCTGGATTTTGCGGAATATCAACACGTAATAGTGTAAACAGAATTCTTCATGAATTAAAAGAAGAGGCAGTAATTGATATAATTGATAATAAAATACATATAATAGATGCAGACTATATGCAAAGATTTACATAA
- a CDS encoding LarC family nickel insertion protein, with protein MSTLYLDAFSGISGDMFIAAMLDIGADFKNLETELKKLNLSNYKLYYEKKSKNSIFGSDFDVILEHGEKDCGISEEHNHHHHHHHGRNFADIKKLIEESTLSDFVKSHSISVFLEIAKAEAKVHNKTIDDVHFHEVGAIDSIIDIVGSFICLEELNIEKVISSPLTDGCGHINIAHGEMPVPVPAVMQMRVNSYIPVNQRLDIHTELITPTGLGIVKDIVSEFGSVKSDMEITNAGYGFGKRETGCFNALRVLLLKKK; from the coding sequence ATGTCTACATTATATTTAGATGCATTTTCTGGTATAAGCGGTGATATGTTTATTGCAGCTATGCTGGATATTGGTGCAGATTTTAAAAATTTAGAAACTGAATTAAAAAAACTGAACTTATCAAATTATAAGCTTTATTATGAAAAGAAATCAAAAAACTCTATCTTTGGAAGTGATTTTGATGTCATTTTAGAACATGGTGAAAAAGACTGTGGTATTTCTGAAGAACATAACCACCACCATCATCATCATCACGGAAGAAATTTTGCAGATATAAAAAAACTTATTGAAGAAAGTACTTTAAGTGATTTTGTAAAAAGCCATTCTATTTCAGTATTTCTTGAAATAGCAAAGGCAGAAGCTAAAGTACACAATAAAACTATAGATGACGTTCATTTTCATGAAGTAGGTGCTATTGACTCAATTATAGATATTGTTGGATCCTTCATATGTTTAGAAGAATTAAATATTGAAAAGGTAATCTCCTCTCCTCTTACTGATGGATGTGGACATATAAATATCGCACATGGAGAAATGCCTGTTCCAGTTCCAGCTGTAATGCAGATGAGAGTAAATTCTTATATTCCTGTTAATCAGCGTCTTGACATACATACAGAGCTTATTACTCCAACAGGACTTGGAATTGTAAAAGATATTGTTTCTGAATTTGGTTCAGTAAAAAGCGATATGGAAATTACAAATGCAGGTTATGGATTTGGTAAAAGAGAAACAGGATGTTTCAACGCTTTACGTGTACTTTTACTAAAAAAAAAATAA
- a CDS encoding helix-turn-helix domain-containing protein, translating into MKFIRKFTEEERVKIVEETLACGSNSLIAAKYDINSHQISYWKCNYRRYGKTLKPKKAQVLSEKIPDYKKEFIALKKRNNELELEIAVLRDMLKKNM; encoded by the coding sequence ATGAAATTTATTAGAAAATTTACCGAAGAAGAAAGAGTAAAAATAGTAGAAGAAACTTTAGCGTGTGGAAGTAATTCGTTAATAGCTGCTAAATATGATATCAATTCACATCAGATATCGTATTGGAAATGTAATTATCGCAGGTATGGAAAAACATTAAAACCTAAGAAAGCTCAAGTCTTGAGTGAAAAAATACCTGACTATAAAAAAGAGTTCATAGCTCTTAAAAAGAGAAATAATGAGCTTGAACTAGAGATTGCTGTTCTTCGAGATATGTTAAAAAAAAACATGTAG
- a CDS encoding IS3 family transposase, which yields MKKSTYYRWRSLESNKLKIQTKKDGIIPGFSYTFSGIKINDLQIQKLITIVLSDEFGKHYGYKKVTSVLRREHQIRINKKKVYRLMLTMGVLRKQRKSIRKYKRICKNHEVLRSNQLWELDTKYIYIAETRQVAYLASIIDVFDRSIVSCILSHSADAKSAIRTVFQALYRRKLKDSVNGLTIRTDNGSQFIAYEFEKVCIKEKIIHERIPAHSPNYNAHIESYHRYLQDECLAGIFFKNFKEAETVINTYVQGYNSRRIHSSIDYRTPEEFYKLKNNNFKNNLVVKL from the coding sequence TTGAAGAAGTCAACCTACTACCGATGGCGAAGCCTTGAAAGCAATAAATTAAAAATACAAACAAAAAAGGATGGCATAATACCAGGCTTTAGTTATACTTTTTCAGGCATAAAAATTAATGACTTGCAAATACAAAAACTAATTACTATTGTCTTATCAGACGAATTCGGAAAACATTATGGATATAAAAAAGTCACATCTGTTTTAAGGCGAGAGCATCAAATAAGAATAAACAAGAAAAAAGTTTATAGACTTATGCTGACTATGGGTGTTTTAAGAAAACAACGAAAAAGCATCCGTAAATATAAACGTATATGTAAAAACCACGAAGTGTTAAGATCAAATCAGCTTTGGGAACTAGATACAAAATATATATACATAGCAGAAACACGTCAAGTAGCTTATTTAGCATCAATAATTGATGTATTCGATAGAAGCATTGTTTCGTGTATTTTATCACATTCTGCTGATGCCAAAAGTGCAATTAGAACTGTGTTTCAAGCTTTATATAGGCGTAAATTGAAAGACTCAGTAAATGGTCTTACAATTCGTACCGATAACGGTAGTCAGTTCATAGCTTATGAATTTGAGAAAGTATGTATTAAAGAAAAGATAATACATGAGCGCATACCAGCTCATAGCCCCAATTATAACGCACACATTGAATCATATCACAGATATCTACAAGATGAATGTTTAGCGGGTATATTTTTTAAAAATTTTAAAGAAGCTGAAACTGTTATAAATACTTATGTTCAAGGCTATAATAGTAGAAGAATTCATTCATCAATAGATTATAGAACACCTGAAGAATTTTATAAGTTAAAAAACAATAATTTTAAAAATAACCTTGTAGTAAAATTATAA
- the larC gene encoding nickel insertion protein: MEIEANIDDQSSEQISYAMDLLLNIGAKDVFLAPIMMKKSRMASKLTVLVDPLEKEKFIKAILTHTSTLGIRYNIKQRTIMNRKIINIQTIYGTVKVKLASYGDIKHYDIEYEDCAKLARLHNVPIKNIYFETEKICKKQFKEE; encoded by the coding sequence TTGGAAATAGAAGCCAATATTGATGATCAAAGCAGTGAACAGATTAGTTATGCTATGGATCTTCTTCTTAATATTGGAGCAAAAGACGTATTCCTTGCTCCAATAATGATGAAAAAAAGCAGAATGGCCTCTAAACTTACAGTTCTTGTTGACCCTTTAGAAAAAGAAAAGTTTATTAAAGCCATTTTGACTCATACTTCAACACTTGGAATACGATATAACATAAAACAAAGAACGATTATGAATCGTAAAATTATTAATATACAAACAATTTATGGAACTGTAAAAGTAAAACTTGCATCTTACGGCGATATAAAACATTATGATATCGAATATGAAGATTGTGCAAAGCTTGCTAGATTACATAACGTTCCAATAAAAAATATATATTTTGAAACAGAAAAGATATGTAAAAAACAATTTAAGGAGGAATAA
- the larD gene encoding D/L-lactic acid transporter LarD, protein MFQHLVAEFLSTGLMIIFGVGVHCDEVLKNTKYRGSGHIFAITTWGFGITIALFIFDGVCMNPAMVLAQCILGLVPWACFVPYSIAEVLGAFAASIIVYIMYADHFKASEEEVNPIAVRNIFSTNPIIRNLPRNFFVEFFATFIFITGTLMIATKYGSMLPIGVGLLVWAIGMGLGGPTGFAMNQARDLGPRLAFQILPIKHKANNDWQYGLLIPGIAPFAGAAFSAIILHVFLGL, encoded by the coding sequence ATGTTTCAACATTTAGTTGCTGAATTTCTAAGCACGGGTCTTATGATTATTTTTGGTGTAGGAGTTCATTGCGATGAAGTATTAAAAAACACAAAATACAGAGGAAGCGGACATATATTTGCAATAACAACATGGGGATTCGGAATTACAATCGCCCTATTTATCTTTGATGGTGTATGCATGAATCCAGCTATGGTTCTTGCTCAGTGCATCTTAGGTCTAGTGCCATGGGCATGTTTTGTACCTTATAGTATAGCTGAAGTTTTAGGAGCATTTGCTGCTTCAATAATCGTTTATATAATGTATGCAGATCACTTTAAAGCTAGTGAAGAGGAAGTAAATCCTATTGCAGTAAGAAATATTTTCTCAACTAACCCTATAATTCGTAACCTTCCAAGAAATTTCTTTGTCGAATTTTTTGCAACATTTATATTTATAACTGGTACTCTTATGATTGCTACAAAATACGGAAGCATGCTTCCAATAGGCGTTGGTCTTTTAGTATGGGCAATTGGTATGGGACTTGGAGGTCCTACAGGATTCGCCATGAATCAGGCAAGAGATCTTGGACCAAGACTTGCTTTTCAAATACTTCCAATAAAACATAAAGCTAATAATGACTGGCAGTATGGTTTACTAATACCAGGTATTGCACCTTTTGCAGGCGCTGCATTTTCAGCAATAATTTTACATGTATTTTTAGGACTTTAA
- the larB gene encoding nickel pincer cofactor biosynthesis protein LarB codes for MNDNKFIDIDIAKVDIDRDKRNGYPEVIYGEGKTFDQIIKISKVLLNEDKTVLVTRLCEEKMSHIYKEFPDAVYDKEARCMVINKKNSKKPKSYIAIVTAGTSDIPVAKEAEFCADVFSNEVKAIYDVGVAGIQRLFSYLDVIRNAKVVIVIAGMEGALASVVCGLVDKPVIAVPTSVGYGTSLNGITALLSMLNSCASGLSVVNIDNGFGAAYNASMINHL; via the coding sequence ATGAATGATAACAAATTTATAGATATTGATATAGCAAAAGTAGATATTGATAGAGATAAAAGAAACGGCTATCCCGAAGTAATTTATGGCGAAGGAAAAACTTTTGATCAGATAATAAAAATATCTAAAGTTTTATTAAATGAAGATAAAACCGTACTTGTAACACGTCTTTGTGAAGAAAAAATGTCGCATATATATAAAGAATTTCCAGATGCAGTATATGATAAAGAAGCTCGCTGCATGGTAATTAATAAAAAAAATAGCAAAAAGCCAAAAAGCTATATTGCAATTGTAACTGCTGGAACAAGTGATATACCTGTTGCAAAAGAAGCAGAATTTTGTGCTGATGTATTCTCTAATGAAGTAAAAGCTATTTACGATGTAGGTGTTGCAGGAATACAAAGATTATTTTCTTATCTTGATGTTATTAGAAACGCTAAAGTAGTAATAGTTATAGCAGGTATGGAAGGCGCTCTTGCAAGTGTTGTATGCGGACTTGTTGATAAACCAGTAATTGCTGTTCCAACAAGTGTTGGATATGGTACAAGCCTTAATGGCATTACTGCTCTACTTTCTATGCTAAACAGTTGTGCTAGCGGCTTAAGCGTTGTAAATATTGATAACGGATTTGGTGCTGCTTACAATGCAAGTATGATTAATCATTTATAG
- the larE gene encoding ATP-dependent sacrificial sulfur transferase LarE, whose protein sequence is MISLEEKLKTLKSLIASYGSCAIAFSSGVDSTFLSYVTKEVLNDKAILISANVNTLTSRDTEDIISYSKNIGLKLITISCDQLAIDNFVKNPPKRCYFCKYHLFSKIKETAKKNGIDTVIDGTNASDCNDYRPGIKALEELNIKSPLKICGFTKKEIRDLLKAWNIDAFNKPSSGCLATRIPYFENITQEKLDIIRKCEDYLLNLGLTDIRVRLQNGTARIEVNPKNRSYFFNTSIMDNIYKTFISFGCSYVSLDLRGYKTGSLNEILDKGTNQNE, encoded by the coding sequence ATGATCTCTCTTGAAGAAAAGCTAAAAACTTTAAAAAGCTTAATAGCCTCATACGGTTCATGTGCTATTGCCTTTTCAAGCGGTGTAGATAGTACATTTTTATCATATGTCACAAAGGAAGTACTTAATGACAAGGCTATTTTAATTTCTGCTAATGTTAATACACTTACATCAAGAGATACAGAAGATATTATTTCCTATTCAAAAAATATAGGACTAAAATTAATAACAATTTCATGTGATCAGCTTGCAATAGATAATTTTGTTAAAAACCCACCAAAAAGATGTTATTTTTGTAAATATCATTTATTTTCAAAAATAAAAGAAACTGCGAAAAAAAACGGTATAGATACTGTAATTGATGGAACAAATGCAAGCGACTGCAATGATTATCGTCCTGGTATTAAAGCTTTAGAAGAACTTAATATAAAGTCGCCTTTAAAAATATGTGGCTTTACAAAAAAGGAAATAAGAGACTTATTAAAAGCATGGAATATAGATGCTTTTAATAAGCCATCTTCAGGTTGTCTTGCAACTCGTATACCTTATTTTGAAAATATTACGCAGGAAAAACTTGATATTATCCGTAAATGTGAAGACTATTTATTAAATCTTGGATTAACAGATATACGTGTAAGACTGCAAAACGGTACTGCACGTATTGAAGTTAATCCTAAAAATCGATCTTATTTTTTTAATACATCAATAATGGATAATATCTACAAAACCTTTATATCATTTGGGTGCAGCTATGTTTCTCTTGATTTAAGAGGATATAAAACAGGAAGTTTAAATGAAATTTTAGATAAAGGAACAAATCAAAATGAATGA
- a CDS encoding PTS cellobiose transporter subunit IIA yields MTKDDLQVVAFEIIVHSGDARTMVHEGLDLMNKGKFEEAQKKMEDANNELRKAHKAQTKLLQDYANGDEIVMEIIMVHAQDHLMTTMTLREMALEFLKMYKQMYKLKNGENFDE; encoded by the coding sequence ATGACAAAAGATGATTTACAAGTAGTGGCATTTGAAATTATCGTTCATAGTGGAGATGCAAGAACTATGGTCCATGAAGGACTTGATTTAATGAATAAAGGAAAATTTGAGGAAGCGCAAAAGAAGATGGAAGATGCAAATAATGAGCTTCGGAAGGCACATAAAGCACAAACAAAACTGCTTCAAGATTATGCAAATGGAGATGAAATAGTTATGGAAATTATTATGGTTCATGCACAGGATCATCTAATGACTACAATGACACTTAGAGAAATGGCACTTGAATTTTTGAAGATGTATAAACAGATGTACAAATTAAAAAATGGAGAAAATTTCGATGAATAG